From Theileria orientalis strain Shintoku DNA, chromosome 4, complete genome, the proteins below share one genomic window:
- a CDS encoding uncharacterized protein (SNF2-related domain containing protein), translating to MQNLQYILNRLKQKLKEKDKNYQKYKRFHDNILAIIQYKIINDSITKEDKVEKGIQYQLIGENNIIINDEQLILEDLSHTSNVSRPKEGVKDEEGKAKEVVIKEQRVVKLHDQIYVPLEYYNKLYVHQKKALTWLTKLHVSNLGGILADDMGLGKTITILSLINTLIYSSNLIVERGRTKAEDLDSVYRIMIVCNVTLLEQWREEINKWIFSNIKLYILHSNYDVNRDYYGINEESGDEVYLVGYEYLRVNIEYINNYEWKYLILDEGQKIRNPNSLITLAVKTVKTPHRIVISGSPIQNNLIELWSLVDFILPNYLGSLNSFIEEFVAPISSNSLNNKHINRLKLLILPYIFRTLKSNMGAKNDLFSKLTDPSTEVEGDDEAANDGDGLNKKSSRADEGGKSDRLDYGKRGKGNGKGEKGGRDESKCGGYCESEVAEERGRINQSIGEVDLPNKVERIILCNLTFEQYKLYVEVLNKFKYSSKGMTSQSVKMTKDMRKLIGKELTRDKHILKVISTLRKICNHPKLMFKQTQALSDTSRSSSESEARKKTSKRAGAGKWSSSKLNVCLKIIDIWHKEGSKVLVFTQTIGMLSIIYNELLKTYEREQIAILHGKITINNRNKVIEAFRNEENIFVMLLTTKVGGIGLNLTVATRIVIYDPDWNPMTDLQARERSYRIGQTKQVTIYRLVTANTIEEKIYQRQLYKCYLTNKILNHNNVLFYNKYINNLQYILSYPPPPAGIAMTRDEEVGEEAYQKAAGGDAKHASEDEDRFYKLLVNDDRNNNINSYIKYNDIISNMQQAAENNSYASLSVAKGAPSTRSEWALSRNVDKNRQLLYNLKGKNNKSIRYIITNQILHYFNTNSREIITTNRVSCRN from the exons TTGCAGAATTTGcagtatattttaaatcggCTGAagcaaaaattaaaagaaaag GATAAAAATtaccaaaaatataaaagatTTCACGACAACATACTCGCgataatacaatataagATAATCAATGACTCCATAAcaaaagaagataaagtTGAAAAGGGAATACAGTATCAGTTGATAGgagaaaataatatcataATCAACGATGAACAGCTTATATTGGAAGATTTGTCGCACACAAGTAACGTGTCGAGGCCCAAGGAGGGTGTAAAGGATGAAGAAGGCAAGGCTAAGGAAG tagtaataaaggAACAAAGAGTAGTAAAGCTGCACGACCAAATATATGTACCTCTGGAGTACTACAATAAGCTGTACGTGCATCAGAAAAAGGCACTAACCTGGCTGACGAAGCTGCACGTGAGTAACCTGGGTGGAATACTGGCAGACGACATGGGCCTGGGAAAGACGATTACAATCCTGTCGCTGATAAACACACTGATCTACTCAAGTAACTTAATAGTTgaaagaggaagaacaaAAGCCGAAGACTTGGATAGCGTGTATAGAATAATGATAGTGTGCAACGTGACGCTGCTAGAGCAGTGGAGAGAAGAGATAAATAAGTGGATATTCAGCAATATAAAGCTGTACATACTGCACAGCAACTACGACGTCAACAGAGACTACTACGGAATAAATGAAGAGTCAGGAGACGAAG TGTACCTGGTGGGATACGAGTACCTGAGAGTAAACATCGAGTACATCAACAACTACGAGTGGAAGTACCTGATACTGGACGAGGGGCAGAAGATAAGGAACCCGAACTCGCTGATAACACTGGCAGTGAAGACGGTTAAAACGCCACACAGAATAGTCATCTCAGGCTCGCCAATACAAAATAACCTGATTGAGCTGTGGTCGCTCGTCGACTTCATACTGCCGAACTACCTGGGATCGCTAAACTCGTTCATAGAGGAGTTCGTGGCGCCAATATCAAGCAACAGTCTGAACAATAAGCACATAAACAGGCTGAAGCTGCTTATTCTGCCGTACATATTCAGAACGCTTAAGTCGAACATGGGAGCGAAAAATGACCTGTTTAGCAAGTTGACAGACCCAAGTACGGAGGTAGAAGGTGACGACGAGGCAGCAAATGATGGTGATGGGTTGAATAAGAAGAGTAGTAGGGCTGATGAGGGTGGTAAGAGTGATAGGTTGGATTATGGTAAGCGTGGTAAGGGTAATGGTAAGGGTGAGAAAGGTGGTAGGGATGAGAGTAAGTGTGGCGGGTATTGCGAAAGTGAAGTTGCGGAAGAGAGAGGGCGTATTAATCAGAGCATAGGAGAAGTAGATTTGCCAAATAAAGTTGAAAGAATAATACTGTGTAACCTGACATTTGAACAGTATAAACTGTACGTAGAAGTGCTAAATAAGTTCAAGTATAGCAGCAAAGGAATGACAAGCCAGAGCGTTAAGATGACGAAAGACATGAGAAAGTTGATAGGAAAGGAACTGACGAGAGATAAGCACATACTGAAGGTGATCAGCACGCTGAGAAAAATATGTAACCACCCGAAGCTGATGTTTAAGCAGACACAAGCGTTGTCGGACACGAGTAGAAGCAGTAGCGAATCAGAGGCACGGAAGAAAACGTCGAAGAGAGCAGGCGCAGGAAAATGGAGCAGCAGTAAGCTGAACGTATGTctgaaaataatagatatcTGGCACAAGGAAGGAAGCAAGGTGCTGGTCTTTACGCAGACGATAGGGATGCTGTCGATCATATACAACGAACTGCTGAAAACATATGAAAGAGAACAAATAGCAATACTGCACGGGAAGATAACCATCAATAACAGAAACAAGGTGATAGAAGCATTCAGAAACGAAGAAAACATATTCGTAATGCTCCTGACGACAAAAGTGGGAGGAATAGGACTTAATTTGACAGTGGCAACAAGAATCGTAATCTACGACCCAGATTGGAACCCGATGACGGACCTGCAAGCAAGAGAGCGGAGCTACAGAATAGGACAGACGAAGCAAGTGACGATCTACAGGCTGGTAACTGCGAACACAATCGAGGAGAAGATATACCAGAGGCAGCTGTACAAGTGCTACCTCACTAATAAGATACTCAACCACAACAACGTGCTCTTCTacaacaagtacatcaACAACCTGCAGTACATACTCTCGTACCCGCCGCCGCCAGCAGGGATAGCGATGACTAGAGACGAAGAAGTCGGCGAGGAGGCGTACCAGAAGGCCGCAGGCGGCGACGCAAAGCACGCCTCCGAAGACGAAGACCGCTTCTATAAGTTGCTGGTTAACGACGACAGgaacaacaacataaacAGCTACATCAAGTACAACGACATCATCAGCAATATGCAGCAAGCGGCAGAGAACAACAGCTACGCGTCGCTGTCAGTGGCGAAAGGGGCGCCCTCGACGAGGAGCGAGTGGGCGCTGAGCAGGAACGTGGACAAGAACAGGCAGCTGCTGTACAACCTGAAGGGCAAAAACAACAAGAGCATCAGGTACATCATCACGAACCAGATCCTCCACTACTTTAACACAAACTCGAGGGAAATAATCACGACGAACAGAGTAAGTTGCCGCAATTGA
- a CDS encoding tRNA modification GTPase, which yields MLDTFKNVFYNSETSDLKDSIFPNETIYGLSSGIPDGGCGIAVVRVSGRDSVNILNILTNKNADTCSYKPREVNLTKLYSPIDGNIIDHALTIYFKSPNSYTGEDVVEFHTHGSKAVILELFNNFVYISNNFNVRLRQAEKGEFTRRAYYSGKFNLTQVEAIRELIASNNQIQKKNSILKLNNNLYNLYQKWTKNLSGIVARVEGSIDFQEESCSDIILKDTSVIRNLLTDLLVDIKSHINNKKEEIVYGIKLLLMGPPNSGKSSFVNNLFNEEISIVSSLPGTTRDLIRVNYKLNDLSFQIIDTAGVRTISPDTKNDNETIEMLGINKAIDQIKSSNIILFIFDPLNTKDSMYSLSRLFSEFNDQDDEADKLIYILVGKIDLIEDVIKYHEMIREFLSKLGERNEKLSKIVSNVKVLSTCNLNQSSVNYIMKEVNRDINKHYQLDSDTLFINEQRHKSHLNNIVKYIQKIIDLIDDNKADLEIIAEYLRYS from the exons TTGCTAGATACctttaaaaatgttttttataattcCGAAACCAGTGATTTAAAAGATTCTATTTTTCCAAATGAAACTATTTATGGACTTAGTTCCGGCATTCCAGACGGAGGCTGTGGAATAGCAGTTGTACGAGTCTCAGGGCGAGATTctgttaatattttgaatattttgaccaataaaaat GCTGACACATGTTCTTATAAACCCCGAGAAGTGAACTTAACTAAGCTATACTCGCCAATAGATGGCAATATAATCGATCACGCACTCACAATATACTTTAAATCGCCGAATTCATACACAG GCGAAGATGTTGTTGAATTTCACACACACGGTAGCAAAGCTGTAATACTAGAATTGTTCAACAActttgtttatatttcaaataaCTTTAACGTCAG ATTGAGGCAAGCCGAAAAGGGCGAATTTACTAGAAGAGCATATTATTCAGgaaagtttaatttaaccCAG GTCGAAGCTATAAGGGAGCTGATAGCTTCAAATAACCAAATTCAAAAGAAAAATTCAATACTTAAG TTGAACAATAACttgtataatttgtatCAAAAATGGACAAAGAACCTGAGTGGAATAGTAGCGCGAGTTGAAGGATCGATAGACTTTCAGGAGGAAAGCTGTAGtgatataattttaaaggaTACATCCGTAATAAGGAATCTATTGACTGACTTATTAGTCGATATTAAATCGCACATTAACAACAA AAAGGAAGAGATAGTTTATggaattaaattattgcTGATGGGTCCCCCAAATTCAG GGAAGAGCAGTTTCGTCAACAATTTGTTTAACGAGGAAATTAGTATAGTGTCCAGTCTTCCAGGGACCACTCGAGACCTGATAAGAGTGAACTACAAGTTGAACGACCTGAGCTTTCAAATCATTGACACGGCAGGAGTGCGCACGATCTCACCAga CACCAAAAACGATAACGAGACAATCGAAATGCTCGGTATAAATAAAGCAATTGATCAAATAAAGAGCTCTAACATCATTCTCTTCATTTTTGACCCACTGAACACAAAAGACTCAATGTACTCACTGAGTAGGCTGTTCTCTGAATTCAACGACCAGGATGACGAAGCCGataaactaatatacatattagtTGGTAAAATAGATCTGATTGAAGATGTAATTAAGTACCATGAGATGATAAGAGAATTTCTGTCAAAATTAGGGGAAAGGAACGAAAAACTTTCAAAGATTGTTAGTAATGTAAAAGTGTTAAGCACGTGTAACTTAAATCAAAGcagtgtaaattatatcatGAAGGAAGTGAATAGGGACATAAACAAACACTACCAACTTGACTCAGACACACTGTTCATCAATGAGCAGAGGCATAAATCGCACTTAAACAACATCGTCAAGTACATACAAAAGATAATAG atttaattGATGATAATAAAGCAGACTTGGAAATAATTGCTGAATATTTGAGGTATTCATAA